GGGACTGACGGACTTCGCCATGCTCACCTTGGGAACGGGCATCGGCGGGGGAATAGTCTCGGGTGGACGCCTCCTCCTGGGAGTCCACGGCAAGGCGGCCGAACTGGGGCACCTGGCCGTGGGCGGCGATGCCCCCTGCGGCTGTGGAGCCCTTGGGCACGCCGAGGCCCTCTTCGGTGCCGACGCCCTGAAAAAGGCTTTTGCCCGGGACGGAGTGGAGGGTGACCTGCCTGACCTCTGGAAACGCCGCGACGAACCCTACGTAGCCAGGATATGGGACCACGCCCTCGATGTCCTGGCCCGGCTTGTGGCATCAGTGGTCCACGTCCTCGACCCCCAGGCCGTCATCCTTGGCGGGGGCCTCAGCCGAAACCCCGGCCTCGTGGA
The sequence above is drawn from the Thermovirga sp. genome and encodes:
- a CDS encoding ROK family protein; translated protein: MRALGIDLGGHFIKGALIEDGSVAARNTVPTPESRSPGDVIGAIVALVTKLDPDGTEKTVGVGFPGMLDGQRERVLQAPNFPLMVNYPFRSALAQACGREVLLENDANCAALGEWAAGAARGLTDFAMLTLGTGIGGGIVSGGRLLLGVHGKAAELGHLAVGGDAPCGCGALGHAEALFGADALKKAFARDGVEGDLPDLWKRRDEPYVARIWDHALDVLARLVASVVHVLDPQAVILGGGLSRNPGLV